In the genome of Manis javanica isolate MJ-LG chromosome 17, MJ_LKY, whole genome shotgun sequence, one region contains:
- the ST3GAL2 gene encoding CMP-N-acetylneuraminate-beta-galactosamide-alpha-2,3-sialyltransferase 2 isoform X1 — translation MKCSLRVWFLSMAFLLVFIMSLLFTYSHHSMATLPYLDSGALGGSHRVKLVPGYTGLQRLSKEGLTGKNCACRRCMDNAGASDWFDSHFNSNISPVWTRENMDLPPDVQRWWMMLQPQFKSHNTNEVLDKLFQIVPGENPYRFRDPHQCRRCAVVGNSGNLRGSGYGPDVDGHNFIMRMNQAPTVGFEQDVGSRTTHHFMYPESAKNLPANVSFVLVPFKALDLLWIASALSTGQIRFTYAPVKSFLRVDKEKVQIYNPAFFKYIHDRWTEHHGRYPSTGMLVLFFALHVCDEVNVYGFGADSRGNWHHYWENNRYAGEFRKTGVHDADFEAHIIDMLAKASKIEVYRGN, via the exons ATGAAGTGCTCCCTGCGGGTGTGGTTCCTCTCCATGGCCTTCCTGCTGGTGTTCATCATGTCACTGCTCTTCACCTACTCCCACCACAGCATGGCCACCCTGCCCTACCTGGACTCGGGGGCCCTGGGTGGGTCCCACCGCGTGAAGCTGGTGCCCGGCTACACTGGCCTGCAGCGCCTCAGCAAGGAGGGGCTCACTGGCAAGAACTGTGCCTGCCGTCGCTGCATGGACAATGCTGGTGCCTCCGACTGGtttgacagccacttcaacagcaACATCTCTCCGGTCTGGACCCGTGAGAACATGGATCTGCCTCCGGATGTTCAGAGGTGGTGGATG ATGCTGCAGCCTCAGTTCAAGTCACACAACACCAATGAGGTGCTGGACAAGCTGTTCCAGATAGTACCAGGCGAGAACCCCTACCGTTTCCGGGACCCCCACCAGTGCCGGCGCTGTGCGGTGGTGGGGAACTCAGGCAACCTGCGGGGCTCTGGCTATGGGCCGGATGTGGATGGGCACAACTTCATCATGAG GATGAATCAGGCACCAACTGTGGGCTTTGAGCAGGATGTTGGCAGCCGAACCACCCACCATTTCATGTACCCCGAGAGTGCCAAGAACCTGCCCGCCAATGTCAGCTTTGTGTTGGTGCCCTTCAAAGCCCTGGACTTGCTGTGGATCGCCAGTGCCCTGTCCACGGGGCAGATCCGATT CACCTATGCCCCAGTGAAGTCCTTCCTTCGAGTAGACAAAGAAAAG GTCCAGATCTACAACCCAGCCTTCTTCAAGTATATCCATGACAGGTGGACAGAGCATCATGGACGGTACCCTTCCACAGGAATGCTGGTGCTCTTCTTCGCCCTGCATGTGTGTGATGAG GTGAACGTGTACGGGTTCGGGGCCGACAGTCGGGGCAACTGGCACCACTACTGGGAGAATAACCGGTACGCGGGCGAGTTCCGGAAGACTGGCGTGCACGACGCCGACTTCGAGGCGCACATCATCGACATGCTGGCTAAGGCCAGCAAAATCGAGGTTTACCGAGGCAACTGA
- the ST3GAL2 gene encoding CMP-N-acetylneuraminate-beta-galactosamide-alpha-2,3-sialyltransferase 2 isoform X3, translating to MKCSLRVWFLSMAFLLVFIMSLLFTYSHHSMATLPYLDSGALGGSHRVKLVPGYTGLQRLSKEGLTGKNCACRRCMDNAGASDWFDSHFNSNISPVWTRENMDLPPDVQRWWMMLQPQFKSHNTNEVLDKLFQIVPGENPYRFRDPHQCRRCAVVGNSGNLRGSGYGPDVDGHNFIMSTYAPVKSFLRVDKEKVQIYNPAFFKYIHDRWTEHHGRYPSTGMLVLFFALHVCDEVNVYGFGADSRGNWHHYWENNRYAGEFRKTGVHDADFEAHIIDMLAKASKIEVYRGN from the exons ATGAAGTGCTCCCTGCGGGTGTGGTTCCTCTCCATGGCCTTCCTGCTGGTGTTCATCATGTCACTGCTCTTCACCTACTCCCACCACAGCATGGCCACCCTGCCCTACCTGGACTCGGGGGCCCTGGGTGGGTCCCACCGCGTGAAGCTGGTGCCCGGCTACACTGGCCTGCAGCGCCTCAGCAAGGAGGGGCTCACTGGCAAGAACTGTGCCTGCCGTCGCTGCATGGACAATGCTGGTGCCTCCGACTGGtttgacagccacttcaacagcaACATCTCTCCGGTCTGGACCCGTGAGAACATGGATCTGCCTCCGGATGTTCAGAGGTGGTGGATG ATGCTGCAGCCTCAGTTCAAGTCACACAACACCAATGAGGTGCTGGACAAGCTGTTCCAGATAGTACCAGGCGAGAACCCCTACCGTTTCCGGGACCCCCACCAGTGCCGGCGCTGTGCGGTGGTGGGGAACTCAGGCAACCTGCGGGGCTCTGGCTATGGGCCGGATGTGGATGGGCACAACTTCATCATGAG CACCTATGCCCCAGTGAAGTCCTTCCTTCGAGTAGACAAAGAAAAG GTCCAGATCTACAACCCAGCCTTCTTCAAGTATATCCATGACAGGTGGACAGAGCATCATGGACGGTACCCTTCCACAGGAATGCTGGTGCTCTTCTTCGCCCTGCATGTGTGTGATGAG GTGAACGTGTACGGGTTCGGGGCCGACAGTCGGGGCAACTGGCACCACTACTGGGAGAATAACCGGTACGCGGGCGAGTTCCGGAAGACTGGCGTGCACGACGCCGACTTCGAGGCGCACATCATCGACATGCTGGCTAAGGCCAGCAAAATCGAGGTTTACCGAGGCAACTGA
- the ST3GAL2 gene encoding CMP-N-acetylneuraminate-beta-galactosamide-alpha-2,3-sialyltransferase 2 isoform X2 yields MATLPYLDSGALGGSHRVKLVPGYTGLQRLSKEGLTGKNCACRRCMDNAGASDWFDSHFNSNISPVWTRENMDLPPDVQRWWMMLQPQFKSHNTNEVLDKLFQIVPGENPYRFRDPHQCRRCAVVGNSGNLRGSGYGPDVDGHNFIMRMNQAPTVGFEQDVGSRTTHHFMYPESAKNLPANVSFVLVPFKALDLLWIASALSTGQIRFTYAPVKSFLRVDKEKVQIYNPAFFKYIHDRWTEHHGRYPSTGMLVLFFALHVCDEVNVYGFGADSRGNWHHYWENNRYAGEFRKTGVHDADFEAHIIDMLAKASKIEVYRGN; encoded by the exons ATGGCCACCCTGCCCTACCTGGACTCGGGGGCCCTGGGTGGGTCCCACCGCGTGAAGCTGGTGCCCGGCTACACTGGCCTGCAGCGCCTCAGCAAGGAGGGGCTCACTGGCAAGAACTGTGCCTGCCGTCGCTGCATGGACAATGCTGGTGCCTCCGACTGGtttgacagccacttcaacagcaACATCTCTCCGGTCTGGACCCGTGAGAACATGGATCTGCCTCCGGATGTTCAGAGGTGGTGGATG ATGCTGCAGCCTCAGTTCAAGTCACACAACACCAATGAGGTGCTGGACAAGCTGTTCCAGATAGTACCAGGCGAGAACCCCTACCGTTTCCGGGACCCCCACCAGTGCCGGCGCTGTGCGGTGGTGGGGAACTCAGGCAACCTGCGGGGCTCTGGCTATGGGCCGGATGTGGATGGGCACAACTTCATCATGAG GATGAATCAGGCACCAACTGTGGGCTTTGAGCAGGATGTTGGCAGCCGAACCACCCACCATTTCATGTACCCCGAGAGTGCCAAGAACCTGCCCGCCAATGTCAGCTTTGTGTTGGTGCCCTTCAAAGCCCTGGACTTGCTGTGGATCGCCAGTGCCCTGTCCACGGGGCAGATCCGATT CACCTATGCCCCAGTGAAGTCCTTCCTTCGAGTAGACAAAGAAAAG GTCCAGATCTACAACCCAGCCTTCTTCAAGTATATCCATGACAGGTGGACAGAGCATCATGGACGGTACCCTTCCACAGGAATGCTGGTGCTCTTCTTCGCCCTGCATGTGTGTGATGAG GTGAACGTGTACGGGTTCGGGGCCGACAGTCGGGGCAACTGGCACCACTACTGGGAGAATAACCGGTACGCGGGCGAGTTCCGGAAGACTGGCGTGCACGACGCCGACTTCGAGGCGCACATCATCGACATGCTGGCTAAGGCCAGCAAAATCGAGGTTTACCGAGGCAACTGA